From a region of the Thermoanaerobaculia bacterium genome:
- a CDS encoding choice-of-anchor J domain-containing protein, with translation MKKAFLALFLIGISGMLSAQGWVQRADIQGDITDVLVIGWNGSSGDIYVATNGSGVYYSTDGVCWSERNNGLGDLQVVALAWANDCCPNYVKAATLSGLVYYSPDYGQNWYLDGFGLDSIDLSYTPTDLTMIYDGYLGTWLTYMSTIGAGVLRQEFINDLWQPYNIMGGAGGLINLDILSIASAQDTSTGKHKVVAGARGRVGDSQHPSTVYVMPDPQDNGWWQATGTPDDVSFPSVAFHESGFAIVGTTTNASGIGQGVYYSIDLDSSPTFQRICNFPPNQPFTAVDYYYDSSASRYRISAGTPRGIWWVDDPWHCNIVGYSRFSQFRGSIAALGIGNSGSAWAGGPGKGPVRFNPTSVSGAVTNVRGNSSGCYLKDYNIVDIAPSPNFGSSDTTVFTASGIGGVYKNMDPINCNNNQNGYFYRMIGDPDSWGTVPILKVKPQINYNEQGCYAQQVVYATTLGKGLMRSDDGGRSWRYRNGLNGELDNAVITDIVLHPTNEAYIYVSAYGKGVYGSPNRGDTWTLLGSIPNPRVLSLAVPDNCNYANPTLYAGFRPVTSVLGQEYGLYKYENGEWLVYPDTYGMNVAEIELSPQFSTYPRVIIGLEERPGAPDGIRYSINGGDTWTDITGSLPSPTHVDDLKMSPGYVNDQMVLTTIRSSAGGSGIFWASEYYGWSWNRINRGDLPDNQVLSTAFAPGFLFRGEIFAGHATQGLFSAYLDIDYTDPTCPFQAASGFFNVPPHIRGLAVSPDDSNLVFAATSNEGVFISRDGGDTFQPWSKGPYLAAGNLCPVESVTSVAVTETVSGATYLEEDFSSGIPGTWTIINGGIGAVGGPGLTWMVDGTVCDRQEDEYYPDLFTDPYVIADSDCEGGGATQDEWLITPYLNTSSAQKLVVSFSHLFYTYSGNEHGYVKVCSSATGGNCGDDVGDWVTVMDYNGDDFIGRTTIDLTPYRGTGFRVAFHYTDATYDWFWAVDNVTIGELAPRVVVGTEDNGIYFADYDDSAYFGTFNPSNINIGSVTELRYSSYDEDMRASHIQYGDLHSADFGETWDVVPGIPGGYGMTDVAYGDGFKRALNGFTWGCSSGKQVASVRAVGDCINTAAAWYYQPSLGFWQECGATIPDTCEDFRAILELNSGAVLLGSIGVGNGAPDSYSEGVYRLDTACWASGAEWVPSNEGLPIYPGGENAGKITAFYQDPINQFVLAAVNDSYTTDGNDGGVYYSDSSSDGRAWVKTDLPAVEPGSFELTSTSGGTTVYTGLTSDGIWSSLPSSIGVLSPAGFFECATEACEVCLGSSTTFWNYSAGNVTGYSWSFGDGFGYSSQASPTYIYPYSGSYTVSLTVSNSYGSDPTPYTRGFEVKEELDFNGTSDRLTVSRIDSSTVTLSWDDLNAGETGYQVWASNSASSGSTYGSPVGPDTTSATASGYTYFRIQPLGSGYACGNGPVGGSW, from the coding sequence ATGAAAAAGGCTTTTCTGGCGCTGTTTCTTATTGGTATTTCAGGGATGCTCTCTGCGCAGGGTTGGGTCCAGCGGGCCGACATCCAGGGGGATATTACGGATGTACTGGTAATCGGCTGGAACGGGAGCTCGGGCGATATCTATGTGGCGACCAACGGGTCGGGGGTCTACTATTCAACCGACGGTGTCTGCTGGAGCGAACGAAACAACGGGCTGGGGGATCTCCAGGTCGTCGCCCTTGCCTGGGCCAATGACTGTTGTCCCAACTACGTCAAGGCGGCCACGCTATCCGGCCTGGTCTACTACAGCCCGGACTACGGGCAAAACTGGTACCTTGACGGTTTCGGGCTGGATTCGATTGACCTTTCCTACACACCCACAGATCTGACAATGATCTACGACGGTTACCTGGGCACCTGGCTGACGTACATGAGCACGATCGGCGCGGGAGTTCTCCGGCAGGAATTTATCAACGATCTATGGCAGCCGTACAACATCATGGGAGGAGCGGGAGGATTGATCAATCTCGATATCCTTTCCATCGCCTCGGCCCAGGATACTTCGACGGGGAAGCACAAGGTCGTTGCCGGTGCCCGCGGGAGAGTCGGAGACAGCCAGCATCCATCGACTGTTTACGTGATGCCGGATCCACAGGACAACGGATGGTGGCAGGCCACGGGCACACCGGATGACGTATCTTTTCCCTCTGTGGCCTTCCATGAATCCGGGTTCGCCATCGTCGGCACCACCACCAATGCATCCGGTATCGGACAGGGAGTCTATTACTCCATTGATCTCGATTCAAGTCCGACCTTTCAAAGAATCTGTAACTTTCCTCCCAATCAGCCTTTTACCGCAGTGGACTATTACTATGATTCCAGTGCGTCCAGGTACCGGATCTCCGCCGGCACACCCCGCGGGATCTGGTGGGTGGATGACCCCTGGCACTGCAACATCGTGGGGTATTCGCGCTTTTCCCAGTTCCGCGGATCGATCGCTGCCCTGGGGATCGGGAATTCCGGATCGGCCTGGGCGGGGGGACCGGGAAAGGGTCCCGTGCGGTTCAATCCAACCAGCGTGTCGGGGGCCGTGACCAATGTCCGGGGAAATTCATCTGGATGTTATCTGAAGGATTACAACATCGTCGATATCGCGCCCAGCCCCAACTTCGGAAGTTCGGACACAACCGTTTTCACGGCATCGGGAATCGGCGGTGTTTACAAAAATATGGATCCGATCAACTGCAACAACAACCAGAACGGATACTTTTACCGGATGATCGGGGACCCCGACTCGTGGGGTACGGTCCCGATCCTGAAAGTGAAGCCCCAGATCAATTATAACGAGCAGGGATGTTATGCCCAGCAGGTGGTCTACGCGACAACCCTCGGAAAAGGTCTCATGCGCAGTGACGATGGGGGCCGGTCCTGGAGGTACAGGAACGGCCTGAACGGGGAGCTCGACAACGCGGTCATCACTGATATTGTCCTTCACCCGACCAATGAAGCGTATATCTACGTTTCTGCTTATGGAAAGGGAGTCTATGGCAGTCCCAACCGGGGGGATACCTGGACCCTCCTCGGATCAATACCCAATCCCAGGGTCCTGAGCCTCGCGGTTCCGGACAATTGTAATTATGCTAATCCGACCCTCTACGCCGGGTTTCGCCCCGTAACCAGCGTTCTGGGACAGGAGTACGGCCTCTACAAGTATGAAAACGGGGAATGGCTCGTTTACCCGGACACCTATGGAATGAACGTCGCGGAAATTGAGCTGAGCCCGCAGTTTTCTACCTATCCTCGGGTCATTATCGGCCTGGAAGAGAGGCCGGGGGCCCCGGACGGAATTCGCTATTCTATCAATGGTGGGGACACCTGGACCGACATCACCGGTTCCCTGCCTTCTCCGACCCACGTGGATGACCTTAAAATGTCCCCCGGGTATGTCAATGACCAGATGGTCCTGACGACGATTCGCTCTTCCGCGGGGGGAAGCGGAATTTTCTGGGCCAGTGAATATTACGGATGGTCCTGGAACCGGATCAACAGAGGCGACCTCCCGGACAACCAGGTCCTGAGTACGGCCTTTGCCCCGGGATTTCTCTTCCGGGGAGAGATCTTTGCCGGCCACGCGACCCAGGGGCTCTTCTCCGCCTATCTCGATATCGACTATACCGACCCGACCTGTCCCTTCCAGGCGGCCAGCGGCTTTTTCAACGTACCTCCCCATATCCGGGGCCTCGCTGTCTCCCCGGACGATTCAAACCTTGTCTTCGCCGCCACATCCAACGAAGGCGTCTTTATCAGCCGGGACGGCGGGGATACCTTTCAGCCCTGGTCGAAGGGGCCCTACCTTGCCGCAGGCAACCTTTGTCCGGTGGAAAGCGTGACCTCCGTCGCCGTGACGGAGACAGTCTCCGGGGCAACATATCTGGAGGAAGATTTTTCCAGCGGGATTCCGGGGACATGGACCATTATTAATGGTGGTATAGGCGCTGTGGGAGGGCCAGGATTGACCTGGATGGTTGACGGAACCGTTTGTGATCGACAGGAAGATGAATACTATCCTGATCTCTTTACCGATCCTTATGTGATCGCCGATTCCGATTGCGAGGGAGGGGGCGCCACTCAGGATGAATGGCTGATTACACCCTACCTGAATACCTCATCGGCTCAGAAGCTTGTCGTTTCCTTCAGTCATCTCTTCTATACCTATTCGGGGAATGAGCATGGCTATGTCAAAGTCTGCTCCTCGGCCACCGGCGGCAACTGCGGGGACGATGTGGGGGACTGGGTTACAGTCATGGACTACAACGGGGATGATTTTATCGGAAGAACCACGATTGATCTGACACCATACAGGGGAACGGGATTCCGGGTAGCCTTTCACTATACCGATGCCACCTACGACTGGTTCTGGGCTGTGGATAACGTCACGATCGGTGAACTTGCGCCGCGGGTTGTTGTCGGGACCGAGGATAACGGGATCTACTTTGCCGATTATGACGATTCGGCTTACTTCGGAACTTTTAATCCTTCCAATATCAACATCGGATCAGTGACGGAACTCCGGTACTCTTCTTATGACGAGGACATGCGGGCTTCCCATATCCAGTATGGAGACCTCCATTCCGCCGATTTCGGAGAAACCTGGGATGTGGTTCCGGGAATCCCCGGAGGGTACGGGATGACCGATGTGGCCTACGGGGATGGATTTAAACGGGCCCTGAACGGCTTTACCTGGGGATGCTCCTCGGGAAAACAGGTTGCCTCCGTCCGGGCGGTGGGAGACTGCATCAACACGGCGGCAGCCTGGTATTATCAGCCCTCATTGGGATTCTGGCAAGAATGTGGAGCCACCATTCCCGATACATGCGAGGACTTTCGGGCCATCCTGGAATTGAATTCCGGAGCCGTCCTCCTCGGGTCGATCGGGGTCGGCAACGGTGCTCCCGACAGCTATTCCGAAGGGGTTTATCGCCTGGATACGGCCTGCTGGGCCTCGGGGGCGGAGTGGGTACCCTCCAACGAAGGTCTGCCCATCTACCCCGGCGGGGAAAATGCGGGTAAGATCACAGCCTTCTATCAGGATCCCATCAACCAGTTTGTGCTTGCCGCAGTGAATGACTCCTATACGACTGACGGTAATGATGGAGGCGTCTATTACTCCGATTCATCATCGGACGGGCGGGCCTGGGTAAAAACTGACCTGCCGGCCGTGGAGCCGGGGAGTTTTGAATTGACCTCAACATCGGGAGGAACCACGGTTTACACCGGTCTTACCAGCGACGGAATCTGGTCTTCCCTACCCTCATCGATCGGTGTCCTGTCCCCGGCCGGTTTCTTCGAATGTGCAACAGAGGCATGTGAGGTCTGCCTCGGTTCCTCCACGACGTTCTGGAACTATTCCGCCGGGAACGTGACCGGGTACAGCTGGAGCTTTGGAGACGGTTTCGGTTACTCTTCCCAGGCTTCCCCAACTTACATTTATCCGTACTCCGGTTCCTATACGGTGTCCCTGACCGTGTCCAATTCGTACGGTTCCGATCCTACCCCTTATACACGGGGTTTCGAGGTAAAGGAAGAACTCGATTTCAATGGAACCTCAGACAGACTGACGGTCTCGAGGATTGATTCGTCCACCGTGACCCTCTCCTGGGATGATCTGAACGCGGGCGAAACGGGATACCAGGTCTGGGCCTCCAACAGCGCATCCAGCGGATCGACGTATGGATCGCCCGTGGGCCCCGATACGACATCGGCGACGGCATCCGGCTACACCTATTTCCGGATCCAGCCGCTGGGTTCGGGATATGCCT
- a CDS encoding ribosome maturation factor RimP: MLPEKVMREMKEAVRDLGYDLVHVEWKGGRGRGVLRLFIERDEGITLSDCERVSREISALLDVLDPISHSYSLEVSSPGVERPIFHESEYPKFVGRPMKVTLTEAVEGTRVLHATLESCKKETLTFRRSSGTLTVPKRIVRASRLLGPWEEVD, from the coding sequence ATGCTGCCTGAAAAGGTAATGAGGGAAATGAAGGAGGCCGTAAGGGACCTCGGGTATGATCTCGTCCACGTCGAGTGGAAGGGCGGGAGAGGCCGGGGAGTGCTCCGTCTCTTCATTGAGCGGGATGAGGGCATTACCCTGAGTGACTGTGAGCGGGTATCCCGTGAAATCTCGGCCCTTCTGGATGTCCTCGATCCCATTTCCCATTCCTACAGCCTGGAAGTATCCTCACCGGGCGTGGAACGCCCCATCTTTCATGAAAGTGAATATCCAAAATTTGTCGGACGTCCCATGAAGGTAACCCTCACGGAAGCCGTGGAGGGAACACGGGTCCTTCACGCCACGCTGGAAAGCTGTAAAAAGGAAACGCTGACCTTTCGCCGTTCTTCCGGCACCCTGACCGTACCCAAACGTATAGTCCGCGCGTCCCGGCTTCTGGGACCGTGGGAGGAGGTTGATTAA
- the nusA gene encoding transcription termination factor NusA, whose product MDLIYAIKETAREKDLDVELIIHALEDAMAAAARRFHRIKGRVVAHHDPEKNIFKVFHVKDVVDEVEDPVEQISLEDAQKDDPGLKAGDLWKEELETTGLGRIAAQTAKQVLFQRIRDAERSKIAEEYNQKIGDLITGSVKRFEKGEIVVDLGKAEGKITREDQSRMERWSIGERIRAVVVGISPKPSGPQVLLSRTDSRLLIRLMEMEVPEIYDGTVIIKNAVREAGERAKVAVFSRDRDVDPVGACVGMKGGRVQAVTRELRGEKIDVIPFAEDIVTYAQNALAPAKINRVLVKGMGQSEKQLDVVVDDEQLSLAIGKKGQNVRLASQLISVRIEIKSEHQVKEEVSEALARIIQGQEIDEEEEGASDLTLIPGVGPSIAEKLIDAGYPTIESLLETDAETLAGIEGIGMTKAQKILDAIEDLEEIEVEDEEE is encoded by the coding sequence ATGGATCTCATTTATGCCATCAAGGAGACCGCTCGCGAGAAGGATCTGGACGTTGAGCTGATCATCCATGCCCTGGAAGACGCGATGGCCGCGGCCGCTCGTCGATTCCACCGCATCAAGGGAAGAGTGGTGGCCCATCATGATCCGGAAAAGAACATCTTCAAGGTGTTCCACGTCAAGGATGTGGTGGACGAGGTAGAAGACCCCGTGGAGCAGATTTCCCTGGAAGATGCACAGAAGGATGATCCCGGCCTCAAGGCGGGTGATCTCTGGAAAGAGGAGCTGGAGACCACGGGCCTGGGAAGAATTGCGGCCCAGACAGCCAAACAGGTACTCTTTCAGAGAATCCGGGACGCCGAACGCTCCAAGATTGCTGAAGAGTACAACCAGAAGATTGGAGATCTCATTACCGGCTCGGTGAAACGCTTTGAAAAGGGTGAAATTGTCGTGGACCTTGGAAAGGCCGAGGGGAAAATCACACGGGAAGACCAGTCCCGCATGGAGCGATGGTCCATCGGAGAACGAATCCGAGCCGTCGTGGTTGGCATTTCCCCCAAACCGTCGGGTCCACAGGTCCTCCTTTCCCGAACCGATTCCCGGCTCCTCATCCGGCTCATGGAGATGGAAGTTCCCGAAATTTACGATGGCACGGTCATTATCAAGAATGCCGTACGGGAAGCCGGTGAGCGTGCCAAGGTTGCCGTGTTTTCCCGGGACCGGGACGTGGATCCCGTTGGAGCCTGCGTGGGGATGAAGGGAGGACGCGTTCAGGCCGTAACCCGGGAGCTTCGCGGGGAAAAGATTGACGTTATCCCCTTTGCGGAAGATATTGTCACCTATGCCCAGAACGCCCTCGCCCCGGCCAAGATCAATCGCGTACTTGTAAAGGGTATGGGGCAGTCGGAAAAACAGCTCGATGTTGTTGTGGATGACGAACAGCTTTCTCTGGCCATCGGGAAGAAAGGTCAGAACGTCAGGCTGGCATCACAACTTATCAGTGTGAGGATAGAAATCAAGAGCGAACATCAGGTTAAAGAGGAGGTATCCGAAGCTCTGGCACGGATTATTCAGGGCCAGGAAATCGATGAAGAAGAGGAGGGAGCCAGTGACCTCACTCTGATTCCCGGTGTCGGACCCTCCATAGCAGAAAAGCTCATCGATGCCGGATATCCCACGATCGAAAGCCTCCTGGAAACCGATGCCGAGACCCTTGCGGGGATCGAAGGGATTGGAATGACCAAGGCTCAAAAGATTCTTGACGCTATTGAA